The sequence below is a genomic window from uncultured Stenotrophomonas sp..
GTGGACTGGATCCACTGGATCACCAGCGCCAGGCAGGCCAGGACCCGTACACAACGCATCGCCAACGCCTGCGACATGCTGGCCGCCGGCAAGCGCCGGGTCTGCTGCTTCGATCCTTCCGGGTTCTACAGCAAGGCCTTCGCCGCGCCCGAAGAGGCATAGAGAGCGAAGCCCGACGCGACGCACCCAATAGGTAGGTCGGGGCTACGCCCCGACGCCTCTGCGCCCACATCGTCGTCCGTCGGGGGCATGGCCCCGACCTACTTAACGCCAGTTGGCGTTGCTCTCCCAGAACTCCACCGCGCGGCGGTAGGCGTCGCGGTCGATCGGCACGCCCGAACCACCCTCCTCCACGCCCAGCGCGTTGCGCATCATCGTGATCGGCGCCATCGGGATTTCCTCCGGCGCCGCCGTGTAGAGGCAACCGACCACGCCCCAGTCGGCGTCGATGGACGAACCCTCCTTCGCCAATTGTTCGCGGCTGTAGAGGATGACGACCAGATAATCGGCCACCGGCGGCTCCACGCCCTCGAACCAGCGCACCAGCACCGGCAGCTCTTCGCGCGTGCGCGCTTCGTAGGCCGAGCGCAGCAGGTGGCGGTTGGCATCGGTGACCGGCACCGTCAGGCAGCGGGTCGAGGTCCAGTTGCGGTGCACGTGCAGCTTGCAGAACGGCGCGTAGCCGTCGAGCACCTTCAGCGGCGCATGTTCATTGAGGTGGCGCTCGAACTGTTCCGGCGTGCAGTCCTGGATGGTGTTGCCGCGCGGCGTGCGCGGGAACAGACGGGTGCGGGCGAACGGGGTCAGGAAGATCGACATTGGGGCAGGTGCATGCGTGGACCGGCGTGCATTGTCGCCGATGCCGCGGCCACGCCGGCACCAGCCAAAACAGCGCCCTGTAGAAGCGACGTGAGTCGCGACCGGAGCTTTACCGGGGAAGCCCCGGTCGCGACTCACCTCGCCCCTACGGTCACGCCGGAAACATTCGCACATCCATCTTGATAAAGAGATATAATTCACCGCGATTCCACATCCCCGCCCGTCCCCGCCCGCCATGACCGCGCTCAGCTTCGAGTTCTACCCGCCCAAGACCGACGACCAGCGCGCGCAGCTCGACCGCGCCGCGAACAAGCTCAAGGTCCATGCCCCCGAATACGTGTCCTGCACCTTCGGCGCCGGCGGCTCGACGCTGAGCTACACCTCCGAGACCGTGCGCCACCTCAACCAGCACCACGGCCTCCAGGCCGCACCACACCTGTCCTGCGTCGGCGGCACCCGCGAGGAAATCCGCGAGCTGCTCAAGCTGTACCGTGCCATCGGCGTCAAGCGCATCGTCGCCCTGCGCGGCGACCTGCCCTCGGGCATGGGCTTTCCCGGCGACCTGCGCTATGCCTCGGAGCTGATCGCCTTCATCCGCGCCGAGCATGGCGACGCCTTCCGCATCGAGGTCGGCGCCTACCCGGAGACGCACCCGCAGGCCAGCGACGCACTGGCCGACCTGCGCCACTTCAAGGCCAAGGTCGATGCCGGCGCCGACGCCGCCATCACCCAGTATTTCTACAACGCCGACGCCTACTTCCGCTTCGTCGACGACGTGCGCCGGCTGGGCGTGGACATACCGGTCATCCCCGGCGTCATGCCGATCTCCAACTTCAGCCAGCTGCGGCGCTTCTCCGAGCAATGCGGCGCGGAAATCCCGCGCTGGATCGGCAAGCGCATGCAGGCCTATGGCGATGATGCCGAATCGGTGCGCGCCTTCGGCGCCGACGTGGTGGCCGCACTGTGCGAGCGCCTGAGCGCCGGCGGCGCGCCCTCGCTGCACTTCTACACGCTCAACCTCGCCAAGCCGACCAGCGCGGTGCTGCAACGCCTCGGCCGCGCCTGATTCCCGGCCCTGCCGGTGGGTGCCGACCGTTGGTCGGCACATTCGACCGGTTCGTGCCAAGGCCCCCGGCGCTTCGCGCCGCCGCCCCGACCAACGGTCGGGCGCCACCGGGGCACCCGGATGCGTCCTTGCACGCTAGTCTTTGCGAATGCGACGTTCCCTCCTCCTGCTGGCTTGTTGCGCCCTGGCTCCCGCCGTCCACGCGCAGCAGATCAACCGCTGTACCGATGCCCAGGGACGCACCGTGTATGGCGACCAGTCCTGCGAAACGATGGGCGCGCGGGCACGCCTGCCAGCGGACGCCCGCCCCGCAGGCAGCAGCGGCCTGTACCGCGACAGCTGCGCGCGGCGCCTGAGCGAAGTGGTGACGCAGATCCGCAGCGCGGTGGCTGCACGCGACGCCAACCACCTGTCCGGCATCTACCTGTGGAACGGCCTGTCCAACGCCAGCGCCGCGCGGGTGATGGACCGGCTGGATGCGATCGTGCAACGCCCCCTCGTGGACATCGCCCCGGTGTATCCGGACGACCCGGTGCTGGAGCCGGTGGACGCACCCGGCCCCGATGCCCGCAGCGGCCCGATCTTCATCACCAACATGCCGGCAACGCCGCCGCGGCCGATCGCGTTGCGGCTGGAGCAGACGCTGGGCAACGGCCACGTGCCGGTGCGCACCGTGCTGAACCTGCAGCGCCGGTACAACTGTTTCTGGATCAGCCTGTGACCGGCTGCGGCCACAGCGCGCGGATCGCCGCCACCCCCTGCGCACCATGCCGGCGCGCAGCATCGACATCATCGGCGGCGAGGCCGCCGATGGCGTAGATCGGCAGGGCCACCTGTTCGCGCATCCGCTCGAATGCTTCCCAGCCCAAGGGTGCGGCACCGGGGTGGCTGGCGGTGGCCCGCACCGGGCCGAGTACGGCGAAATCGCAGCCCAGCCGCTGTGCGGCCTGCAACTGCGCGAGGTCGTGGCAGGAGGCGGCAACCGGAACGCCATCGGGCAACGGGCGCCGCTCCAGCTGCAGCAGCTGTTCGCTGCCCAGATGCACGCCCACCCCCAGCTCCCGTGCCAGCGCGATGTCGCGGTTGAGCAGCAGTTCGGCGTGGCGTCCCACGCAATCCACCGCATCGCGTGCCAGGGCAATGCGCGCTTCGCTGCGCGGCGTACGCAACTGCACACGGCGGATGCCGCCTTCGACCGCGGCCTGCAGATGTTCCAGCCAGGCGGCTGCCCCCACGGCCGGTTCCGGCGTGACCAGATAGCGGTCGGCCTGCATCAAGGCCGCCACCGCCGGCTGGTCGGCCGGCGGCATCGAATAGCGCGTCAGCTTCTCCGGCGCCACCCAGGTGATGGCCTGGCCCTCGCGGCCGCGGGCGTTGCCCTTCCACTGCCGCACATGGCGCACCTCCAGCCGCAGGCGCTTGTCCGGGTACAGCTGCGGCACGTCCATCAGCCATTCGCCGACCTCGGCCTCGATGCCGAGCTCCTCATGCAGCTCCCGCGCCAGCGCCTGCTCGGAGGTTTCCCCCGGCTCGCGCTTGCCGCCGGGAAACTCCCACAACCCGGCCATGTCACTGTCGCCGGTGCGGCGGTTGAGCAGGATGCGGCCACGCGCGTCGGTGATGACGGCGGCCACGACGTGGATCGAGCGCAACGGGGGTGTCATGGCACCGAGAATGCCGAAAATCCGGTTGCCGGTGCAATCACCGGCCGAGGCCCCGGGCCGGGCGAGTGCCAAGGCATCCATGGCAGATGCGGGGCCTGCCCCGCATGTGGCATTCCCGAGGAAACCCCGTGTGGGGCAAGCCCCACACCTACGATCACCCGGATTCGGGGACGGCCGGCCCCCACCAGGATATGTCTGGAGGAAAGCCCCCCCTTGGTAAGGGGGACGCGCCGAAGGCGCGGGGGATCGGAGATGAAGACCGTGTACCCATGATCCGTTGCACGGATCATGGGTGTGTAGCCCGCTCCGCGGGCTACACCACAGGTCAGCTCAGCCTTAGCTGAGCTGACCGTGGCAATGCTTGTACTTCTTGCCGCTGCCGCACGGGCACGGCTCGTTGCGACCGACCTTGGGCTCGGCCTGCACGGCCGCGGCCTGCACCTGCGCGGCTTCCTCGTCGGCACCGTAGCCGCCGTTGTCCTGGTGCTGGAACTGCGACATGCGCAGGCGCGCCTCGGCCTGCTGCCGCTCCAGCGCCTCCATCGCCGCCACTTCCTCCTCGCTGCGGATGCGCACGCGCGCCAGCAGGTGGACGACCTCGCGCTTGACGTTCTCCAGCATCTCCGAGAACAGCTCGAAGGCTTCCTTCTTGTATTCCTGCTTGGGCTGCTTCTGCGCATAGCCGCGCAGGTAGATGCCCTGCCGCAGGTAGTCCATGCGCGCCAGGTGTTCCTTCCAGCTCTGGTCGAGCACGGTCAGCATCACATGCTTTTCCAGCGCACGCATGGTTTCGCCGCCGACCGCGGCTTCCTTCCCGCTGAAGTGCACGTTGACGGTCTCGGCCACCTGCCGGGCGATGCCCTCGGCGTCCAGTTCCTCGTGCTGCTTGAACAGGCCCACCAGGTCCATCTGCACGCCCAGGTCCGATTCCAGCATGGCCTGCAGGCCATGCAGGTCCCACTGCTCGTCGATCGAGTTCGGCGGCACGAAGCGGGCGACCAGATCGTAGATCACGTCGTCGCGGATGCCGTCGATGTTGTCCTTGACCGACTCGGCGTCCAGCAGTTCGTCACGCTGGGCGTAGATCACCTTGCGCTGGTCGTTGTTGACGTCGTCGAAGTCCAGCAGATTCTTGCGGATGTCGAAGTTGTGCGCCTCCACCTTGCGCTGCGCCTTCTCGATCTGGCGGCTGACCAGGCGGTCCTCGATGACGTCGT
It includes:
- a CDS encoding conserved hypothetical protein (Evidence 4 : Homologs of previously reported genes of unknown function) → MSIFLTPFARTRLFPRTPRGNTIQDCTPEQFERHLNEHAPLKVLDGYAPFCKLHVHRNWTSTRCLTVPVTDANRHLLRSAYEARTREELPVLVRWFEGVEPPVADYLVVILYSREQLAKEGSSIDADWGVVGCLYTAAPEEIPMAPITMMRNALGVEEGGSGVPIDRDAYRRAVEFWESNANWR
- a CDS encoding Mutator MutT protein, whose amino-acid sequence is MDALALARPGASAGDCTGNRIFGILGAMTPPLRSIHVVAAVITDARGRILLNRRTGDSDMAGLWEFPGGKREPGETSEQALARELHEELGIEAEVGEWLMDVPQLYPDKRLRLEVRHVRQWKGNARGREGQAITWVAPEKLTRYSMPPADQPAVAALMQADRYLVTPEPAVGAAAWLEHLQAAVEGGIRRVQLRTPRSEARIALARDAVDCVGRHAELLLNRDIALARELGVGVHLGSEQLLQLERRPLPDGVPVAASCHDLAQLQAAQRLGCDFAVLGPVRATASHPGAAPLGWEAFERMREQVALPIYAIGGLAADDVDAARRHGAQGVAAIRALWPQPVTG
- the metF gene encoding 5,10-methylenetetrahydrofolate reductase — its product is MTALSFEFYPPKTDDQRAQLDRAANKLKVHAPEYVSCTFGAGGSTLSYTSETVRHLNQHHGLQAAPHLSCVGGTREEIRELLKLYRAIGVKRIVALRGDLPSGMGFPGDLRYASELIAFIRAEHGDAFRIEVGAYPETHPQASDALADLRHFKAKVDAGADAAITQYFYNADAYFRFVDDVRRLGVDIPVIPGVMPISNFSQLRRFSEQCGAEIPRWIGKRMQAYGDDAESVRAFGADVVAALCERLSAGGAPSLHFYTLNLAKPTSAVLQRLGRA
- a CDS encoding conserved exported hypothetical protein (Evidence 4 : Homologs of previously reported genes of unknown function), giving the protein MRRSLLLLACCALAPAVHAQQINRCTDAQGRTVYGDQSCETMGARARLPADARPAGSSGLYRDSCARRLSEVVTQIRSAVAARDANHLSGIYLWNGLSNASAARVMDRLDAIVQRPLVDIAPVYPDDPVLEPVDAPGPDARSGPIFITNMPATPPRPIALRLEQTLGNGHVPVRTVLNLQRRYNCFWISL